From Streptomyces yatensis, one genomic window encodes:
- a CDS encoding alpha-glucuronidase family glycosyl hydrolase, which translates to MSSGIRRRSLLSAAALGSTAASLGLSAPASAQPVPGAGPSTAALPAEDGYDLWLRYRRVEDPGQLGRYRAALGTLVRQGGGPLQRSAEQELVRALTGLLGIRVAPRTSTPSHAALVVGTPTSSALIRELVPAADLAELGDEGYVVRRVTRRGTHFTVVAALGDRGVLYGAFHLLRLVQTRRPLEHVDLTERPATPLRMANHWDNDDGSIERGYAGRSFFDWEKLPQLDTRYTDYARALASLGINGAVINNVNTPADYLAEPFLTKLAALAGVLRRYGVALYVTANFAAPIDLGGLDTADPFDPGVRDWWTRKAGEIYGKIEDFGGFLVKANSEGRPGPLDYGRTHADGANLLAGALRPYGGIVMWRAFVHDSDEKWDRQAYLDFTPLDGKFADNAVVQIKNGPIDFQVREPAHPLFGSLPHTNSMIELQVTQEYTGHATHLCYLVPQWKEVLDFDTLKAGEGSTVARVVTGRVHSYTHFGFAGVMNFGDSRNWTGSHLAAANTHGYGRLAWNPDLSAQDLADEWTRMTFGNDPHVIETVSTLLLDSWHTYEDYTSPLGTGYLTHPPDGSVTGHFDPSPTTTTQFHKSDRAGIGYDRTAATGDGFTGLYARATRDAYESPANCPEELLLFLHHVPYTHRLDSGTTVIQHIYDTHFSGAARVADMRTEWERLRRRVDHRRFADVHRQFGEQLTEAAKWRDTLVAYWFDLSRIRDERRAWLQAIVAPADTVLLGGERNELPVQVLNATGSGLRTVTALEVPEGWRSEEATAYVASREGETVKMSVVPPPAPALATLHARPRSGAVPVLDASLRSLAKAVVVPPAARCVHALDAGPDSAPVLKDYTRLSPSSGWHEGAGFGWVGNTPDATDTGLFDVVRRDYVRDSAPAVLRLRLPAGRCTAHLLTGDPNTLCRSLIVRVDGIVRARSEQLDGREFTWLRIPLDGGSSGREVDLELSAKEDETWHLGACVVVADGPS; encoded by the coding sequence ATGAGCTCAGGAATACGGCGCCGCAGCCTTCTGTCCGCGGCCGCTCTGGGAAGCACAGCCGCATCGCTCGGCCTCTCCGCCCCCGCGTCGGCGCAGCCGGTCCCCGGCGCCGGACCATCCACGGCCGCGTTGCCCGCCGAGGACGGGTACGACCTGTGGCTGCGCTACCGGCGGGTGGAGGATCCCGGTCAACTGGGGCGGTACCGGGCCGCGTTGGGGACGCTCGTCCGGCAAGGGGGCGGCCCGCTCCAGCGGTCGGCGGAGCAGGAGCTGGTCCGCGCGCTCACCGGGCTGCTCGGTATCCGGGTGGCGCCACGCACCAGCACCCCCTCACACGCGGCACTCGTGGTGGGCACCCCGACGAGTTCCGCCCTGATCCGCGAGCTCGTCCCCGCGGCCGACCTGGCCGAACTCGGCGACGAGGGCTACGTCGTCCGCCGGGTCACCCGGCGCGGCACACACTTCACCGTGGTGGCGGCACTGGGCGACCGCGGTGTGCTCTACGGCGCCTTCCACCTGCTGCGGCTCGTCCAGACCCGACGGCCGCTGGAACACGTCGACCTCACCGAGCGCCCGGCGACCCCGCTGCGCATGGCCAACCACTGGGACAACGACGACGGTTCGATCGAGCGCGGCTATGCGGGCCGGTCCTTCTTCGACTGGGAGAAGCTGCCGCAACTCGACACCCGGTACACGGACTACGCACGGGCCCTGGCCTCGCTCGGCATCAACGGCGCCGTGATCAACAATGTCAACACCCCGGCGGACTACCTCGCCGAGCCGTTCCTGACCAAGCTGGCCGCGCTGGCCGGGGTACTGCGCCGCTACGGCGTGGCGCTGTACGTCACGGCGAACTTCGCCGCCCCCATCGACCTGGGCGGACTGGACACCGCCGACCCCTTCGACCCGGGGGTGCGCGACTGGTGGACGAGGAAGGCCGGGGAGATCTACGGCAAGATCGAGGACTTCGGCGGCTTCCTGGTGAAGGCCAACTCCGAGGGCCGCCCCGGGCCGCTGGACTACGGACGCACCCACGCCGACGGGGCCAATCTGCTGGCGGGCGCGCTGAGACCGTACGGCGGGATCGTGATGTGGCGGGCGTTCGTGCACGACAGTGACGAGAAGTGGGACCGGCAGGCCTACCTCGACTTCACACCGCTGGACGGGAAGTTCGCGGACAACGCCGTGGTGCAGATCAAGAACGGGCCGATCGACTTCCAGGTCCGCGAGCCCGCCCACCCGCTCTTCGGCTCGCTGCCGCATACCAACTCGATGATCGAACTCCAGGTGACACAGGAGTACACGGGACACGCCACCCATCTGTGCTATCTGGTCCCGCAGTGGAAGGAGGTCCTGGACTTCGACACGCTCAAGGCCGGCGAGGGCAGCACCGTGGCCCGTGTCGTGACCGGCCGGGTGCACTCCTACACCCACTTCGGATTCGCCGGGGTGATGAACTTCGGCGACTCCAGGAACTGGACCGGTTCACATCTGGCCGCCGCCAACACCCATGGCTACGGACGGCTGGCCTGGAACCCGGACCTGTCGGCGCAGGACCTGGCCGACGAGTGGACCCGGATGACCTTCGGCAACGACCCGCATGTCATCGAGACGGTCTCCACGCTGCTCCTGGACTCCTGGCACACCTACGAGGACTACACCTCGCCGCTGGGCACGGGATACCTCACCCATCCGCCGGACGGCTCGGTGACCGGGCACTTCGACCCCAGCCCGACGACGACCACCCAGTTCCACAAGTCGGACCGCGCGGGCATCGGCTACGACCGCACCGCCGCCACCGGCGACGGCTTCACCGGGCTGTACGCGCGGGCGACACGGGACGCCTACGAGTCGCCTGCGAACTGCCCCGAGGAGCTGCTCCTCTTCCTCCACCATGTCCCGTACACCCACCGGCTGGACAGCGGCACGACGGTGATCCAGCACATCTACGACACCCACTTCTCCGGCGCGGCGCGGGTGGCGGACATGCGCACGGAGTGGGAGAGGCTGCGGCGCCGTGTCGACCACCGGCGGTTCGCCGATGTGCACCGCCAGTTCGGGGAGCAGCTCACCGAGGCCGCCAAGTGGCGGGACACCCTGGTCGCCTACTGGTTCGACCTGAGCCGGATCCGCGACGAGCGCCGCGCCTGGCTCCAGGCGATCGTCGCCCCGGCCGACACCGTGCTGCTGGGCGGGGAGCGCAACGAGCTGCCGGTGCAGGTCCTCAACGCGACGGGCTCCGGGCTGCGCACGGTGACGGCGCTGGAGGTACCCGAGGGCTGGCGGTCCGAGGAGGCGACCGCCTACGTGGCCTCGCGGGAGGGCGAGACGGTGAAGATGTCCGTCGTGCCGCCGCCGGCGCCCGCACTCGCCACCCTGCACGCGCGCCCGAGGTCGGGCGCGGTGCCGGTGCTCGACGCCTCGCTGCGCAGCCTGGCCAAGGCCGTCGTCGTGCCACCCGCCGCCCGCTGCGTACACGCACTGGACGCCGGGCCCGACTCGGCGCCGGTGCTGAAGGACTACACCCGGCTCTCACCGTCGAGCGGCTGGCACGAGGGCGCCGGCTTCGGCTGGGTCGGCAACACACCGGACGCCACGGACACCGGACTGTTCGATGTCGTCCGCCGGGACTACGTACGCGACAGCGCCCCGGCCGTACTGCGGCTGAGGCTGCCCGCCGGACGCTGCACCGCGCATCTGCTCACCGGCGACCCCAACACCCTGTGCAGGTCGCTGATCGTCCGGGTGGACGGGATCGTCAGGGCCCGGAGCGAGCAGCTCGACGGCCGGGAGTTCACCTGGCTCAGGATCCCGCTGGACGGCGGATCCTCCGGACGCGAGGTGGACCTGGAGCTGTCCGCGAAGGAGGACGAGACCTGGCATCTCGGCGCCTGCGTGGTCGTGGCGGACGGGCCGTCCTAA
- a CDS encoding serine hydrolase domain-containing protein, whose amino-acid sequence MSGAAGGRTTQAAERTGRAGPHEAAEPAPLEGLLAAGRRTGIYSAAAWSVGTAAGRTVHGHLGTRSRGGAELNGTELWDLASVTKPIVGLAALRLAEAGALRLDDTVGAYLPEYRRVPGKADITLAQLLAHTSGLPGGTPLWRAHSDRDGLLAALRELPLRGAPGTVVEYSSAGFILLGLMLERATATGLDELVAQQVCAPLGMRETVFAPGPAARERAVSTELCTWRGRLVTGQVHDENAVVLGGVCGHAGLFASLADVDRLGRALAAGGEGLLSAAGFARMTACHTEGLPLRRCLGWQGQDAVGSPVGTAMGPSSYGHTGFTGTSLWVEPGVNGAGGRYYVLLTNRVHPSREPRRFPAVRRAFHHHAAALARATDAP is encoded by the coding sequence GTGAGCGGGGCCGCGGGCGGTCGGACCACACAGGCAGCGGAACGGACGGGAAGAGCCGGACCGCACGAGGCGGCCGAACCGGCGCCGCTCGAAGGACTCCTGGCAGCCGGCCGCCGGACCGGGATCTACTCCGCGGCCGCCTGGTCGGTCGGCACCGCGGCCGGGCGGACGGTCCACGGGCATCTGGGCACCCGCAGTCGGGGCGGGGCGGAGCTGAACGGCACCGAACTGTGGGACCTGGCCTCGGTGACGAAGCCGATCGTGGGCCTGGCCGCACTGCGGCTGGCGGAGGCGGGAGCGCTGCGCCTCGACGACACGGTCGGCGCGTATCTGCCGGAGTACCGCCGCGTGCCGGGCAAGGCGGACATCACCCTCGCCCAGTTGCTCGCCCACACCTCAGGACTGCCCGGCGGCACCCCCCTGTGGCGGGCCCACTCCGACCGGGACGGACTGCTGGCCGCCCTGCGCGAGCTGCCGCTGCGCGGGGCGCCGGGCACGGTGGTGGAGTACTCCTCCGCGGGCTTCATCCTGCTCGGCCTGATGCTCGAACGCGCCACCGCCACCGGCCTGGACGAGCTGGTCGCACAGCAGGTGTGCGCGCCGCTCGGCATGCGCGAGACGGTGTTCGCGCCCGGTCCGGCGGCCCGCGAGCGAGCGGTCTCCACGGAGCTGTGCACCTGGCGCGGCCGGCTGGTGACCGGCCAGGTGCACGACGAGAACGCGGTGGTGCTGGGCGGGGTCTGCGGACACGCCGGTCTGTTCGCGTCGCTGGCCGATGTGGACCGGCTGGGCCGGGCGCTCGCGGCGGGCGGCGAGGGTCTGCTGAGCGCGGCCGGCTTCGCCCGGATGACCGCCTGCCATACGGAGGGCCTCCCGCTGCGCCGCTGCCTCGGCTGGCAGGGGCAGGACGCGGTGGGCTCGCCGGTCGGTACGGCGATGGGTCCATCCTCGTACGGCCATACGGGCTTCACGGGGACGAGCCTGTGGGTGGAGCCGGGGGTGAACGGGGCGGGAGGCCGCTACTACGTCCTGCTCACCAACCGCGTCCACCCCAGCCGCGAGCCCCGCCGCTTCCCGGCGGTCCGCCGCGCCTTCCACCACCACGCGGCAGCGCTCGCCCGCGCGACGGACGCGCCCTGA
- a CDS encoding IclR family transcriptional regulator, translating to MPNSVNTPASHREEPRAAAKGPVDKALEVLDALVQPDAPHRLADLAARTGLPKPTVHRLLQTFADAGYAVPGPGGNYQAGPRLLGLAATTMASSRELRLARPVLDDLRQRTGHLAHFSVRDGAVAVHVTHSEPSSAYHMAPAAGGEVPLYCSAVGWAMLSALPSPMAAELLGSAPLPARTPRTVTDPAAVLAALPTVREQGYAVDDEYAEQDVRAIAAPVLGPGGQVAGAVGIVGLTFTLDEASVAMLGPMVRAAAGTVSAALRGGAGTLGIVRGQE from the coding sequence ATGCCGAACTCGGTCAATACCCCCGCGAGCCACCGCGAAGAGCCGCGTGCCGCCGCAAAGGGCCCGGTGGACAAGGCACTCGAGGTGCTGGACGCACTGGTCCAGCCCGATGCCCCGCACCGCCTGGCCGATCTCGCCGCCCGCACGGGGCTGCCGAAGCCGACCGTCCACCGTCTGCTGCAGACCTTCGCCGACGCCGGATACGCGGTCCCGGGCCCCGGCGGCAACTACCAAGCCGGACCGCGTCTGCTCGGGCTCGCCGCCACGACGATGGCGTCCAGCCGCGAGCTGCGGCTGGCCCGCCCGGTCCTGGACGACCTGCGGCAGCGCACCGGCCACCTGGCCCACTTCTCGGTACGGGACGGCGCCGTGGCGGTGCATGTGACCCACTCGGAGCCGTCGTCCGCGTACCACATGGCGCCGGCCGCGGGTGGCGAAGTCCCGCTGTACTGCTCGGCGGTGGGCTGGGCGATGCTGTCGGCCCTTCCGTCGCCGATGGCGGCGGAGCTGCTGGGCAGCGCGCCCCTCCCGGCCCGTACGCCGCGGACGGTGACGGACCCGGCGGCCGTGCTCGCGGCCCTGCCCACCGTGCGCGAACAGGGCTACGCGGTGGACGACGAGTACGCGGAGCAGGACGTCCGCGCCATCGCGGCCCCGGTGCTGGGGCCCGGCGGCCAGGTCGCCGGCGCGGTCGGCATCGTCGGGCTGACGTTCACGCTGGACGAGGCGAGCGTGGCGATGCTGGGGCCGATGGTGCGCGCCGCCGCCGGTACGGTGTCGGCGGCGCTGCGCGGCGGCGCGGGGACGCTGGGGATCGTGCGGGGGCAGGAGTGA
- a CDS encoding RidA family protein, which translates to MSERISMRAVHTAGAPRPAGAYSQGVVAGGFLYTAGFGPQDPVTGGIPEGVGAQTAQVLRNVAAVLAEQGLTLRDVVKVTTHLQHLKRDFAAYDAAYRAFFSEPCPVRTTVGSDLMDILVEIDVVAVVPGTEEAFR; encoded by the coding sequence ATGAGCGAGCGGATAAGCATGCGGGCCGTGCACACGGCCGGGGCCCCTCGCCCCGCGGGTGCCTACTCCCAGGGCGTGGTGGCGGGCGGGTTCCTCTACACGGCGGGCTTCGGCCCGCAGGACCCGGTGACGGGCGGGATTCCGGAAGGCGTCGGGGCACAGACCGCACAGGTGCTGCGCAATGTCGCCGCCGTGCTGGCCGAACAGGGGCTGACCCTGCGGGACGTGGTGAAGGTGACGACGCATCTGCAGCACCTGAAGCGGGACTTCGCCGCCTACGATGCCGCCTACCGCGCGTTCTTCAGCGAGCCGTGCCCGGTGCGCACCACCGTCGGCTCGGATCTGATGGACATCCTGGTGGAGATCGACGTGGTGGCCGTCGTACCGGGCACGGAGGAGGCGTTCCGATGA
- a CDS encoding mandelate racemase/muconate lactonizing enzyme family protein, whose translation MKITDVDVWVVNLPLVNPFTSSFETKTGETRTVVRIRTDEGVEGWGETMWGAPVAAIVRSMAPDLIGTSPFALESFHRKQHMVPFFYGYLGYAAIAALDVACWDAMGKATDQSVTDLLGGAVREEVPITALITRADAPGTDGPGLPKAMAEHAVRVVAEGGFEAVKLKGTKDCAGDVAILRAVREALPEVNLRVDPNAAWSVPDSIRAGIALEELDLEYLEDPCVGIEGMSQVKAKVRIPLCTNMCVVRFEEFAPAMRLNAVDVIHGDVYKWGGIAATKALAAHCETFGLGMNLHSGGELGIATAAHLAVVSSTPVLSRAIDSMYYLHAGDIIEPLHLENGRLRVPTGPGLGVSVDEEKLRYYAAANERDGDLTG comes from the coding sequence ATGAAGATCACTGATGTCGACGTATGGGTGGTCAACCTCCCCCTCGTCAATCCCTTCACCAGCTCGTTCGAGACCAAGACGGGCGAGACCCGCACCGTGGTGCGCATTCGCACCGACGAGGGTGTCGAGGGCTGGGGCGAGACTATGTGGGGCGCACCGGTCGCCGCCATCGTCCGGTCGATGGCCCCGGACCTGATCGGGACCAGCCCGTTCGCGCTGGAGAGCTTTCACCGCAAGCAGCACATGGTGCCGTTCTTCTACGGCTACCTCGGCTACGCGGCGATCGCCGCCCTCGATGTCGCCTGCTGGGACGCGATGGGCAAGGCCACCGATCAGTCCGTCACCGATCTGCTGGGCGGCGCGGTCCGCGAGGAGGTCCCCATCACCGCGCTCATCACCCGCGCCGACGCGCCGGGCACGGACGGCCCGGGCCTGCCGAAGGCGATGGCGGAGCACGCGGTGCGCGTCGTGGCGGAGGGCGGCTTCGAGGCCGTCAAGCTCAAGGGCACGAAGGACTGCGCGGGCGATGTCGCCATCCTGCGCGCGGTGCGCGAGGCGCTGCCCGAGGTGAACCTGCGTGTCGACCCGAACGCGGCCTGGTCGGTCCCCGATTCGATACGCGCCGGTATCGCCCTGGAGGAACTCGATCTGGAGTATCTGGAGGACCCCTGCGTCGGCATCGAGGGGATGAGCCAGGTGAAGGCGAAGGTGCGCATCCCGCTGTGCACCAACATGTGCGTCGTGCGCTTCGAGGAGTTCGCCCCCGCCATGCGGCTGAACGCCGTCGACGTCATCCACGGTGACGTCTACAAGTGGGGCGGGATCGCGGCGACCAAGGCGCTCGCCGCGCACTGCGAGACCTTCGGTCTGGGCATGAACCTGCACAGCGGTGGCGAGCTCGGCATCGCCACGGCAGCGCATCTGGCCGTCGTCTCCAGCACCCCGGTGCTCTCGCGCGCCATCGACAGCATGTACTACCTGCACGCCGGCGACATCATCGAGCCGCTGCACCTGGAGAACGGCCGGCTGAGGGTGCCGACGGGACCGGGGCTGGGGGTGAGCGTGGACGAGGAGAAGCTCCGGTACTACGCCGCGGCCAACGAGCGGGACGGGGACCTGACGGGATGA
- a CDS encoding creatininase family protein, with amino-acid sequence MSQSRLTELTWREVRRAGEEGIALLPIGSQEQHASHLPMGTDTLLVEEVVDRALDMLAREAGPGVVRLPALPFGHSPHHLFAAAVSLSAATLGAVLDDILDSLVTSGYRRIMVVNGHGGNDEIMRLAVKRFALRSPVTVAACSYWTLTAGEDGAGRPEVTPGHAGWFETSLMLAAHPDLVRTPVPARAPVEPPPLFDAPPYPGLTVERHGEWERVGGSTDDASDADATRGDGLLEDRARGLARAIQAFDAASRSPR; translated from the coding sequence GTGAGCCAATCGAGACTGACCGAACTCACCTGGCGCGAGGTGCGCCGGGCCGGTGAGGAGGGCATCGCTCTGCTGCCCATCGGTTCGCAGGAACAGCACGCCTCACACCTTCCGATGGGCACCGACACCCTCCTGGTCGAGGAGGTGGTGGACCGCGCGCTGGACATGCTCGCCCGGGAGGCCGGGCCGGGCGTGGTGCGGTTGCCGGCGCTGCCCTTCGGGCACAGCCCGCACCACTTGTTCGCGGCCGCCGTCTCGCTCTCCGCGGCGACCTTGGGCGCGGTCCTGGACGACATCCTCGACTCGCTGGTGACCAGCGGATACCGCCGCATCATGGTCGTGAACGGCCATGGCGGCAACGACGAGATCATGCGGCTCGCCGTGAAGCGGTTCGCGCTGCGTTCCCCGGTGACGGTCGCCGCCTGCTCGTACTGGACCCTCACCGCGGGTGAGGACGGAGCGGGGCGGCCGGAAGTCACCCCGGGGCATGCCGGATGGTTCGAGACGTCACTCATGCTGGCGGCCCACCCGGACCTGGTGCGGACGCCCGTGCCGGCCCGCGCTCCGGTCGAACCGCCGCCCCTGTTCGACGCCCCGCCCTACCCGGGCCTGACCGTGGAACGCCACGGGGAGTGGGAGCGGGTCGGCGGCTCCACGGACGACGCCTCCGATGCCGACGCCACCCGGGGCGATGGGCTGCTGGAGGACCGGGCGCGAGGACTGGCCCGGGCGATCCAGGCCTTCGACGCGGCGAGCCGGTCACCCCGATGA
- a CDS encoding ROK family protein, which yields MAHKRSPLRLVPEAAPQPAAPRAPRRLGAVELVPGRVGAAVLSMAGRILDRTESSYDAATATPADIDTALAAAAGVFAGHELQGIGVAAAGLVDPVTGLIMEVNDAPGLHGYPVTERLGALTGASVRVEHRARLQVLGDRWFGAGRGRRTFASVSTGEVLGVGLLYDGEVMAPPGGRSGAHMTVSASGERCTCGNRGCWKTVATTGWLRARARAVGLGGQTSLEALVNRGDALAGQVVEEYAHNLALGLVNVQQLFAPGLFILHGEAREGGEPFRTVVEERLRDAVAFSGAEQPRVLVGTAAVDDVALLGGAGLVVSHL from the coding sequence ATGGCCCACAAACGTTCTCCGTTGCGACTGGTCCCCGAGGCCGCGCCGCAACCGGCCGCCCCCCGGGCGCCCCGGCGGCTGGGCGCCGTCGAGCTGGTCCCCGGCCGGGTCGGGGCGGCCGTACTGTCCATGGCGGGCCGGATCCTGGACCGCACCGAGTCGTCGTACGACGCGGCCACCGCCACCCCCGCGGACATCGACACGGCGCTGGCCGCGGCCGCCGGAGTCTTCGCCGGCCATGAACTCCAGGGGATCGGGGTGGCCGCCGCAGGGCTCGTGGACCCCGTCACGGGCCTGATCATGGAGGTGAACGACGCGCCCGGACTGCACGGCTATCCGGTCACGGAACGGCTCGGCGCGCTCACCGGGGCGAGCGTGCGGGTGGAGCACCGGGCGCGACTGCAGGTGCTCGGCGACCGCTGGTTCGGCGCCGGGCGCGGACGGCGCACCTTCGCCTCGGTCTCCACGGGCGAGGTGCTCGGCGTGGGGCTCCTCTACGACGGCGAGGTGATGGCCCCGCCCGGCGGGCGCAGCGGTGCCCATATGACCGTGTCGGCCAGCGGCGAGCGGTGCACCTGCGGGAACCGCGGCTGCTGGAAGACCGTGGCCACCACCGGCTGGCTGCGGGCCCGGGCCCGCGCCGTGGGGCTCGGCGGCCAGACGTCCCTGGAGGCACTGGTCAACCGCGGGGACGCGCTCGCCGGGCAGGTGGTGGAGGAGTACGCGCACAACCTCGCTCTGGGGCTGGTGAACGTGCAGCAGCTCTTCGCACCCGGCCTCTTCATCCTGCACGGCGAGGCGCGCGAGGGCGGTGAGCCCTTCCGCACGGTGGTGGAGGAGCGGCTGCGGGACGCCGTCGCCTTCTCGGGCGCCGAGCAGCCGCGGGTGCTGGTCGGCACGGCCGCCGTCGACGATGTCGCGCTGCTCGGCGGCGCCGGTCTCGTCGTCTCGCATCTGTAG
- a CDS encoding ATP-binding cassette domain-containing protein yields the protein MTTEAAAPAPPGGKVLLELVGLRKEFGTRTVNVAVDDVSLEVHEGETLALVGESGCGKTTLTRLLLKLVEPTAGSVRFDGQDLAALSPAGLRAVRRQMQVVLQDPYSSMNPRMRITDIVAEPLVTHDPEARGRRARARTRERVGELLEAVGLDAGIQDRYPHEFSGGQRQRVSIARALALRPRLLVLDEPTSALDVSVQATVLDLLADLQSRLGLTYVFVSHNLAVVRQVADRVAVMRRGRLVEVGETAAVLRTPRHPYTRQLLDAVPVLDPRRGRRAADRLSLTGEESR from the coding sequence ATGACCACCGAAGCCGCTGCGCCCGCGCCCCCGGGCGGAAAGGTCCTCCTGGAACTCGTCGGCCTGCGCAAGGAGTTCGGCACCAGGACGGTGAACGTGGCCGTCGACGACGTCTCGCTCGAGGTCCACGAAGGGGAGACCCTCGCCCTGGTCGGCGAGTCCGGCTGTGGCAAGACCACCCTGACCCGGCTGCTGCTCAAGCTCGTCGAGCCCACCGCCGGAAGCGTGCGCTTCGACGGACAGGACCTCGCCGCCCTCTCCCCCGCCGGGCTGCGTGCCGTACGCCGCCAGATGCAGGTGGTCCTCCAGGACCCGTACTCCAGCATGAACCCGCGGATGCGCATCACCGACATCGTCGCCGAACCGCTGGTCACCCACGATCCCGAGGCCCGCGGGCGGCGCGCCCGGGCCCGCACCAGGGAACGGGTCGGGGAACTCCTGGAGGCCGTGGGCCTGGACGCCGGCATCCAGGACCGCTATCCGCACGAGTTCTCCGGCGGTCAGCGCCAACGCGTCTCGATCGCACGGGCCCTGGCGCTCCGGCCCCGTCTGCTGGTGCTCGACGAGCCCACCAGCGCACTGGATGTCTCGGTGCAGGCCACCGTCCTCGACCTGCTGGCGGATCTGCAGAGCCGGCTGGGCCTCACCTATGTGTTCGTCTCGCACAACCTGGCCGTCGTACGGCAGGTGGCCGACCGGGTCGCGGTGATGCGCCGGGGGCGCCTGGTCGAGGTGGGCGAGACGGCCGCGGTGCTGCGCACCCCTCGGCACCCCTACACGCGGCAACTGCTCGACGCGGTGCCGGTCCTCGACCCGCGCAGGGGCCGCCGTGCCGCGGACCGGCTGTCCCTGACGGGCGAAGAGAGCCGATGA
- a CDS encoding ATP-binding cassette domain-containing protein has protein sequence MTIDRPTTDPSKRPADEQPLLEINGLSVDFRLETSVVHAVRDVSLHVRAGETLAIVGESGSGKTATALSVPRLNPSPPCVYAGGEILFDGRDLLTLSEKELGRIRGRDIAMVFQDPMTCLDPLQRVGAQVAEVLRHHTGISRAEARDAALDTLEEVGIPDPALRYRQYPHELSGGLRQRVMIATALVGRPRLLIADEPTTALDVTVQSQILDLLVSLQDKHGMAVVLITHDLAVVAETADRVVVMNRGKVVETGNVLDVFDRPADDYTRELLAATPRLEAA, from the coding sequence ATGACCATCGACCGACCGACAACCGACCCGTCGAAGCGGCCGGCCGACGAGCAGCCGCTGCTGGAAATCAACGGCCTCAGCGTCGACTTCAGGCTCGAGACCTCCGTCGTGCACGCGGTGAGGGACGTCTCCCTCCACGTCCGGGCCGGTGAGACGCTCGCCATCGTCGGCGAGTCGGGCAGCGGGAAGACCGCCACCGCACTGTCCGTGCCGCGCCTGAACCCGAGCCCTCCGTGTGTCTACGCCGGCGGTGAGATCCTCTTCGACGGACGTGACCTGCTGACGCTCTCGGAGAAGGAACTCGGCCGGATCCGGGGCCGCGACATCGCCATGGTGTTCCAGGACCCGATGACCTGCCTCGATCCGCTGCAGCGCGTCGGGGCGCAGGTGGCCGAGGTGCTCAGGCACCACACCGGCATCTCCCGCGCCGAGGCCAGGGACGCCGCGCTGGACACGCTGGAGGAGGTCGGCATACCCGACCCGGCCCTGCGCTACCGGCAGTACCCGCACGAACTCTCCGGCGGCCTGCGCCAGCGCGTGATGATCGCGACCGCGCTGGTGGGCCGGCCCCGCCTGCTCATCGCCGACGAGCCGACCACCGCCCTGGACGTCACCGTGCAGAGCCAGATCCTCGACCTGCTCGTCTCCCTCCAGGACAAGCACGGCATGGCGGTCGTGCTGATCACCCACGACCTCGCGGTCGTGGCGGAGACCGCCGACCGTGTCGTGGTCATGAACCGGGGCAAGGTCGTCGAGACCGGCAACGTGCTCGACGTCTTCGACCGTCCGGCCGACGACTACACCCGCGAACTGCTCGCCGCCACCCCGCGATTGGAGGCGGCATGA